The Acholeplasma laidlawii PG-8A DNA window ATTCTATGATTGAATCTGAATATCAGTTCTTTTGGATCGCGATTGTAACGCCATTGGTGCATCGCATTTCTATAATCTTGTCCCTTTAATTGGTTTTTAAGTTCGATTGCAATAAAAGGAATACCATTAATGGATAGGACCATATCAATCGTATTGTTATTGAAAGGTGAATATGCAAATTGTCTTGTTACACCTAATATGTTACCTTCATAACGTTCAACCAAAGTTGGATTCAACTCTGATTCAGGTTTAAAGAAACAGATAAAAAGGTCTATCCCCATATCTTTTATGCCATTTCTTAATACATGAAGAAGCCCGTGATGACTAATAGAATCTTCTAGTCTGCGATATAGTTTATTAGGTGCTTCATCACCATAATACTTTTCATATCGTTCCCATGATTTACTTTGAGTCTTTTTAATAAACTCTACAAGGATATCTAGATAAATACCTTTTGATACATCATATCCTTGCATAGAAAGTTTTCTATACTCTTGATTAATCAAATGAGACTCTATATCCTCTTCAAACCTTTTTTCATTATCTTTCATAGATTCACCCCTTTAAAGTGTTTCTTTTCTTTACTAAAAATAATATTGTGAAAATCGTAATGATAGTTATCCCTAAAATACTCCAAGAAATTATGATGATATGTTCTTGTAAAAACATAATGAGTGCACTCAATGCAAATCCAATCATCGTTGAAACTACAAAATAAACATATTTCATTGCATCTGAATTAAATAGTCCGATTGAATTAAATATAATCCCAACCAAAGCATAAGACAGTATGAATGTCAGTGATTTAACAATGATTTCAATTGATGGAGATAATCCAAAATCAGTTAAACTTAATTGAAATATCCATAGAGTCAGTTTAATGAATTCACTAGTCAAATCTAGTAGGACCGAGAATACTCCAGTAGCAATTAGTATCAATAATATAATTCCACCAATCATTGACCTTACATCTCTCATTTATGAAACTTCTTTCTTTCCTGTTACGTATTCGTAGATGAGGGATTTTTTATAATTATACAGTTCATCTATTTTTTTATTTTTTAGTTCAATAAGTTCATCAAGCCTTAAAACTTTATTGTCTAAATACTTAATTATTTTATTTTGATCATCTATAGGGGGTAATACAAACCTTAAGCCTCTTATAATTGTCATTGAAATATTCGGTTGTGCAGTAGCCTTTAAGTATTGATCTTTTTCGAAATTTGCTGCATTACTCATCAAGTAATATAACAAATATCTTAATGATATTCTATCTTCATGTGACTTTAAAATTTCAATTTTCGCCACATTTGGTGCTAATTGATGCAGTTTTTCTTCATTAAAAATAGCAACTTCGCCTACACCTGCTCCAATAAAAGTCATCAATATACATGGCTTATCTAAATTAGATCTTACCAATTTTCTGGCAGTATCATTATTTATATATCCAGTAAAATCTTTAATAAATTTATCGTTTTTTATATTTTGAGCTCTAACAATCGGAATATCATCAAATTCATTTATGTTCTTACTAAGAATCTCAGTAAATTCAAAACCAGCTAGTTTAGTTACAAATGTATGCCGAGAAATTAATGATACATCATAATTTTTAGGGATTAATCCTATCCATTTGACATTACTATCTTTAAATTCTACATTTGGGTTTAAACCTTTAGTAACAACCTCACTAATAAGTGATTGCTTGTACTCTTTGAGTTTTTCGATTTGTTGCTTTTGATTATCTATCAATTTATTAATTATCAATGTTTTATTGCCTACATATAAGCTTATTCTAATTTGATTATTTAACTCAGGGATAATCAAAGGTAAATTATTAACTATATCTGCATTTAAATTACTTTGGGTTGTTCCATTAGAAAAGTAGAAAATATTTTCTTTAGCTATCATAAGAAGAAATTTCAAGTAGTTTTTATCAATAGAAATTCCCATTTTAGGTATTAATGCTAAAATTGCTTGGCTAATTGTAGCCTTTGTTTTCAACTCAGAAACCGAACCTAAAGATGCATAAATAGAGTACAAGATTGTTCCTGATTTAAGAATTTTTAAGTTTTTGTTTTTAATTCCTTTATCAGTCAGCTTTTTAGTCGTGTCAGTTATATACTCTGTATTAGTCATGTCAGATATGTTGACAAAACAAACACCTTCTTCTGCATAGTTACTATCTACTGATGATAAAGGAGTTCCACCGCTATATAGTTCATAAAAATGCTTGATTTTCATTTTCTTCCAGTTATCCGGAACGACACCATAAATATAATTTACATCATTCATTTCCAAATAACTCCTTCATCAGTTGTGTCTCTTCTTCTTCAAGTTGTTTAATCTCAGCGAATATATCTGAGGAGGCCTTTGGAGGAATAAACTTATAAAACAGTCTTGTAAATGGTATTTCATAACCGACTTTGTCTTTGCTTCGATCCATCCAAGCTGATGAATTATAAGGTAATACATTATCTTTAAAGAAAGCTTCGATATTTTCTTGTAATGGTACCAATTCAGTATCACGTTTCTTAGAGTCTGCTTGAAGTTTTCCTTTTTTAAGAATTGGTTTACCATTTTCATCTGTAATTGGTGATTCAACAGTTACTTTTGTGTACCCAAAGAAATCATTATCAAAGATTTTTGATTCAACAACTAAGTCATTTTCTTCATATTTTACTTCTTTGAAATCTAAATAGGCTTTAGTAATTAAGTCAATTGATGTATCATCTAGGTCAACACGCTTCTTACCAATGTTTTTTCTTCTTTTCACATAGCAATTAGAAGCATCAATGAGTTGAATTTTTCCTAATCGTTCTTTATTTTTATTTTTAGAAACTATCCAAACATATGTTGATATACCAGTATTGTAGAAAAGGTCAGTTGGTAATTGAATAATTGCTTCTAACAAATCACTTTCAATTAAGTATTTTCTAATTTCACTCGGACCACTACCAGCATCTCCAGTAAAGAGTGAAGACCCGTTTTGAATGATTGCCATTCTACCAGAACCTTCTTTTAATTTCTTTACACCATTAAGTAGGAAGAGCATTTGTCCATCACTAATTGCAGGCAACCCTGGTCCAAATCTGCCATCATAACCTAATTTAGCATATTCTTGTTTGACTTGTTTTTCTTCAAGCTTCCAATCAATACCAAACGGTGGATTAGAAATGATATAGTCAAATTCATAATTTGAAAATTGATCGTCACTTAGTGTATCGCCAAACTTCATGTTTTGAGCGTTTCCACCTTTGATGAGCATATCGGCTTTTGCGATTGCATAGGTTTCTGGATTAAACTCTTGACCAAATAGAGATAACTTTGAATCGAAGTTAATCTCTTTCATTTTCTCATCAAGACAACCTAACATCTGTGATGTTCCCATAGCCATGTCATATGCAGTTTTAACGACACCATTTTGTTTAATATGTTCTTTTTCGTTTGCAACTAATAACTCAGCCATCAAATAAATGATGTCTCTTGAAGTAAAGTGAGCCCCTGCTTGTTCATCATAGGATTCAGAGAACTTACGGATAAGTTCTTCAAAAATATAGCCCATGTCCATGGAGGTGATTTTATCCGGATGCATATCAGCTTTCTTAGAATTAAACTCCTGTATAACAACATAAAGGACATTCCCTTTATGCATTGTTTCTAGGACTTGTTCAAATTTAAAGTTGGAAATAATATCTTTTACGTTATCAGAGAATCCTTTTAAGTATGTATCAAAATTAGATGCGATGTTATCTGGATCAGCTAAAAGGTTTTCAAATGTAAATGGGCTAACATTATAAAAGTCATATCCAGTAGTTTTGCATATTAATCCATCTTTAATTGCATCAATCGTTTTTTGTTCATTTAATTTCTTATTGAGTGATAAAACTTCCTGTTTCGTTTCTTTTAAAGCGTCATCAAATCTTTTTAGTACCGTCATCGGTAAGATAACCTTACCGTACTCATGTGGCTTAAATAATCCAACAAGATGATTAGCGATTGCCCAAATTAGATTTGCTTTCTCTTGAATATTGGTTGTAGTTAATTTACCTATCTCTGCAGTTGTCATATTATCTCTTCTTTCTTATTTCATTAGCAATACAAAAATCGATCTTCATATTAAAAAAATTATAACATATTTTAGCAACTTTTAACTTTGATTGTTTATTAAACAATATCATTCTTCCATTTTTATAAAACCTATTAATAGTCTAATATTCATCTAAAGCATCGAAATAGCGTGTTGATATAATGGCTTTTTCGAAGTTTGTTTTAGTAATTTTTAATTTGTTATTTGCTTCTAAAAATTGTACACGTGGATACTCTGATGGATTACTTTTTATTGTAGCTATAAGACTAGAATTATCACCCATACCTGTTTGACTATGCGGAATAGGTCCAATTAGTAGATCTGAATACTTTGTTGAAAACCTAAGTGTATCAACCGGGTATCTCTTGAGTTCTGAATAGTCATCAATAAACTCAACATTATTTAGATTAATATCTAGTCTAGTTAATACTCCTTGGAAGTCCTTTTTCTTTCCCGCTAATGATCCAAATACTAGGATTTTCATTAGTCTCGTGTTTACAGAAATGCTTGTTTCCTCAAATACAATACCATATCGTTCTAAAATCTCTTCAATTAATCCATCTTCATTAGCACGGTCAACTTCACTTGATATTTTTCTAATAATTTTTTGTTTTATCTCGGATAACTGCTTTGCATTATACACTAAGATAGTACCTCCTCTATTTCTTCATAATAGAAGTTTTTGAGTTCGTCTTCTATCTTTAGGATTTCTGCCTTAAGTGCCATTAAAGAAGATAGTTTTCTATTATATTTTTTAGATATATTATATTGAACATCTAGTTGAGGTAGTGGGATAATTATATTCGAAAGTTCTGTAGCGTTAATTGTAATTATCGATATACCTTTTTGAATACTCTTTAATAATAATTGTCCTTGATCTGATTCTAAGAAAACCTTAAGAAATGTTGGATTCAATTTACTCTTGTCAACACGAGCAATGATCATACCACCAGTTACAATAATTTTATCCTTTGGTTCAAAATCGATGACTGCTATTTTAACCTTAGATGATTTGCTTGTTATAATGACATCCTCATATTCCAAAGCAAATTTATCTAACTTACCATCTTTATTATCGATATTTTGTAGATTTGATTCATCAATGAGTCCGTCTTGTATATCACTAGATGTAAGCAATTTATAACCTGTATTTTCATCAGTTAATGCTTCTTGAAAGTTTCTAACTGTGTATTGTGAGCCTGTAAAAACATGTGCAACCTCACTCAATTTAACACCATTTATTGGTGAATCTATTGTTAATAGTGCTGTCGAAGGAATCCAATTAGATAAATCTGTTAATTCTGAAATATCTTTTTTAGCTACATCATTTCCATAATAGAAATCTATTATTTGTTTTACATCTACTTTAATAGGTCCATTAAACTTTCTTTTTGATGAGAACATACTCGCATCAAATAGACGAACATTCTTATTATTTTTACTAAAGATAAGTAAGAATAACTTGATCGATGTATTATCGACAATTCCTTGTGGTAACTCAATGATACCTTCAAGCATGCCACTCTTTAGTATTTCATTTCGATAGTCTCTATCAACTGCACTAAATAATGTACGACCAGTAACAAGCGCTACCGCTCTAGCGTCTTCACCTTTTAAATTGCTTAATAATTTATCAATAAATATCCATTCAACAGAGTTTCGAGTGGATAGAACAATATTTTTAAAAATAGAAATATAGTTTAGATCATTACCCATTAACTTCATACCTAAAGGTGGATAGACAAACCCTTTATTATAAGTTAGTTCGTATTTATCGGTTAGGATATTAGCATAGTTAATCTTACTCTTTACCGAAGAATCAAAGGTGAATATTTCTAGTACCATCTTAGAAAGTGCATGTTGATTATAGTTAATTTCCACACCATATAAAGCAGACAACTCAATTGAACGTTCCTGAGCTAAATTCAATGTACCAATTAAAAAACCACCTAATCCACTACCTAAATCAAAAAGTGAATCACCATTTGATAGTTCAAGTAACTCTGAAGCTAATGCTAACAGATTATCATTCGAATTATCCATAAATCTCTGTTTTATAAATAGAGAACTAGAAACGAATCCTTTTATTTCATCGAAACTTAAGTCCAAAAACATATTTTCTAAATCAAATTTTAGGTCACTTGGTATTCTTTCTAATGATTCTCCAGCAATGTTAAGTAATTCTGTTTCATTTCCCGGTATTAAATCATTACTATTGCAATAATCATATGCAAATGAAATAACAAATTCAACCACCATTTCTTCAGGCACACGTCCTCTGACTCTGTTTGCAAATTCCCATACTAAATTTTTATTTTCCATAACTACCTCTCACTTTCATAATTTAAGTTTACACAAACGTAATTCAAAAGTCAAGCGCTTTTTTAAGTTTGTTAAAACGTAATGATAAATAGCGCCCGAAATACAAAAAAGGTCTGATACAAATTGTATCAAACCATTTCAATTCAATATGGTGCGGGTGACAGGACTTGAACCTGCATGCCGTAAAGCGCTAGATCCTAAGTCTAGTGCGTCTGCCAATTTCGCCACACCCGCATGGATAGTGGACTTTCTTTATAAAAATGGCAGGCCCAGCAGGATTTGAACCTACGAGTGACGGAGTCAAAGTCCGTTGCCTTACCGCTTGGCTATGGGCCTACATTTTATTTAATTCGCAATTATGGGGCGGCCGAGGGGAATTGAACCCCCGAGTGTCGGCGCCACAAGCCGATGCGTTAACCACTTCGCCACAACCGCCATACTTTGCGCAAGTATTATTATACCAACTTATTTTATTTTGTAAAGTTAAAATTTCGGAAAAATAAGTTTTTTATATCCTTTACAAGATATATTTGATATTATATAAAAGAAAGGAAGTAATTGCAAGATGAAATGGATTGGAAGAATACTATATATTTTATTTGTTTTAATCGTAATTGGCTTTATTGAACTAATCGGTGGCGGTGTACAAGGTATCCGTGTATCAGAGTATATCTACAATAATGTAACAAAAAACGCTATAGATAATGAAAATTACGATATGTTTGAGGGTTTAGGCCACTTAAACGCTGTTTCAAACACTTACTACTCAAAAGATCAAATTAAAACATTAGATGGTCAAAACTTCTATGATACGACTACAGAATCAATTGATGAAAAATATCAAGTAAAACTTGGTATGTACCCACATGCAGTAGTCCACAAAAACCCACAATTTGATTTATACAGTGATGGCTTCTTTGTTTTACTTGAAGATTTTTCAGATGATGTTGCATATTATAGTTTAGAAGTTACTGCATACTATGCACAAGACCCTGAGAAAAAACAAATTGTTTTAAAAGATAAAAATTATTTAAATATCTATTCTGACATAAGAGCATCAAACGCAAATAGAGCATCATTTAGAGTAGCTCTAATTGCTAATAATAGTTTTGCAAATCACATTTTAGAAACAAACAAAGATTATACCTTCCCAGAAGGATATAACTTTGAATACCACATTCAAGCAATCGATGTGTTTGCAACAATCATTGATCCTGAAAAACCAGATACTCCAGAACGTGTACATGTCTACAGAATTACTGATGGTACTACCTTCGCTTCTGGTACACCAATGGTAACTCATACGAACCTTAACCTAGCACCTGAAAACTATAACTTCTCAAG harbors:
- a CDS encoding restriction endonuclease subunit S; translation: MNDVNYIYGVVPDNWKKMKIKHFYELYSGGTPLSSVDSNYAEEGVCFVNISDMTNTEYITDTTKKLTDKGIKNKNLKILKSGTILYSIYASLGSVSELKTKATISQAILALIPKMGISIDKNYLKFLLMIAKENIFYFSNGTTQSNLNADIVNNLPLIIPELNNQIRISLYVGNKTLIINKLIDNQKQQIEKLKEYKQSLISEVVTKGLNPNVEFKDSNVKWIGLIPKNYDVSLISRHTFVTKLAGFEFTEILSKNINEFDDIPIVRAQNIKNDKFIKDFTGYINNDTARKLVRSNLDKPCILMTFIGAGVGEVAIFNEEKLHQLAPNVAKIEILKSHEDRISLRYLLYYLMSNAANFEKDQYLKATAQPNISMTIIRGLRFVLPPIDDQNKIIKYLDNKVLRLDELIELKNKKIDELYNYKKSLIYEYVTGKKEVS
- a CDS encoding type I restriction-modification system subunit M; the encoded protein is MTTAEIGKLTTTNIQEKANLIWAIANHLVGLFKPHEYGKVILPMTVLKRFDDALKETKQEVLSLNKKLNEQKTIDAIKDGLICKTTGYDFYNVSPFTFENLLADPDNIASNFDTYLKGFSDNVKDIISNFKFEQVLETMHKGNVLYVVIQEFNSKKADMHPDKITSMDMGYIFEELIRKFSESYDEQAGAHFTSRDIIYLMAELLVANEKEHIKQNGVVKTAYDMAMGTSQMLGCLDEKMKEINFDSKLSLFGQEFNPETYAIAKADMLIKGGNAQNMKFGDTLSDDQFSNYEFDYIISNPPFGIDWKLEEKQVKQEYAKLGYDGRFGPGLPAISDGQMLFLLNGVKKLKEGSGRMAIIQNGSSLFTGDAGSGPSEIRKYLIESDLLEAIIQLPTDLFYNTGISTYVWIVSKNKNKERLGKIQLIDASNCYVKRRKNIGKKRVDLDDTSIDLITKAYLDFKEVKYEENDLVVESKIFDNDFFGYTKVTVESPITDENGKPILKKGKLQADSKKRDTELVPLQENIEAFFKDNVLPYNSSAWMDRSKDKVGYEIPFTRLFYKFIPPKASSDIFAEIKQLEEEETQLMKELFGNE
- a CDS encoding N-6 DNA methylase — protein: MENKNLVWEFANRVRGRVPEEMVVEFVISFAYDYCNSNDLIPGNETELLNIAGESLERIPSDLKFDLENMFLDLSFDEIKGFVSSSLFIKQRFMDNSNDNLLALASELLELSNGDSLFDLGSGLGGFLIGTLNLAQERSIELSALYGVEINYNQHALSKMVLEIFTFDSSVKSKINYANILTDKYELTYNKGFVYPPLGMKLMGNDLNYISIFKNIVLSTRNSVEWIFIDKLLSNLKGEDARAVALVTGRTLFSAVDRDYRNEILKSGMLEGIIELPQGIVDNTSIKLFLLIFSKNNKNVRLFDASMFSSKRKFNGPIKVDVKQIIDFYYGNDVAKKDISELTDLSNWIPSTALLTIDSPINGVKLSEVAHVFTGSQYTVRNFQEALTDENTGYKLLTSSDIQDGLIDESNLQNIDNKDGKLDKFALEYEDVIITSKSSKVKIAVIDFEPKDKIIVTGGMIIARVDKSKLNPTFLKVFLESDQGQLLLKSIQKGISIITINATELSNIIIPLPQLDVQYNISKKYNRKLSSLMALKAEILKIEDELKNFYYEEIEEVLS